A stretch of Episyrphus balteatus chromosome 2, idEpiBalt1.1, whole genome shotgun sequence DNA encodes these proteins:
- the LOC129912421 gene encoding larval cuticle protein 65Ag1-like, whose translation MKFVIVLVALFGLAIAADQDATVLRQDSNIAADGYDFAVETSDGKSHIEKAILKNIGSENEAISVSGQYSYLGNDGITYSVSYVADENGFQPSGAHLPVAPVA comes from the exons ATGAAATTCGTCATTGTTCTCGTTGCCCTTTTCGGTTTGGCTATCGCTGCTGATCAAGATGCTACCGTCCTCCGTCAAGATTCCAACATTGCTGCTGATGGATACGACTTCGC TGTTGAAACCAGTGATGGCAAGTCCCACATTGAAAAAGCTATCTTGAAGAACATTGGCAGTGAAAACGAAGCCATCTCAGTCAGTGGACAATACTCTTACTTGGGAAATGACGGTATCACCTACTCCGTCAGCTACGTCGCCGATGAGAACGGTTTCCAACCCAGCGGTGCTCATTTGCCAGTTGCCCCAGTTGCTTAA
- the LOC129912422 gene encoding larval cuticle protein 65Ag1-like → MKFVIVLVALFGLAIAADQDATVLRQDSNIAADGYDFAVETSDGKSHIEKAILKNIGSENEAISVSGQYSYLGNDGITYSVSYVADENGFQPSGAHLPVAPVA, encoded by the exons ATGAAATTCGTCATTGTTCTCGTTGCCCTTTTCGGTTTGGCTATCGCTGCTGATCAAGATGCTACCGTCCTCCGTCAAGATTCCAACATTGCTGCTGATGGATACGACTTCGC tgTTGAAACCAGTGATGGCAAGTCCCACATTGAAAAAGCTATCTTGAAGAACATTGGCAGTGAAAATGAAGCTATTTCAGTCAGTGGACAATACTCTTACTTGGGAAATGATGGTATCACCTACTCCGTCAGCTACGTTGCCGATGAGAACGGTTTCCAACCCAGCGGTGCTCATTTGCCAGTTGCCCCAGTTGCTTAA
- the LOC129912425 gene encoding larval cuticle protein 65Ag1-like has product MKFVIVLVALFGLAIAADQDATVLRQDTNVAADGYDFAVETSDGKSHIEKAILKNIGSENEAISVSGQYSYLGNDGITYSVSYVADENGFQPSGVHLPVAPVA; this is encoded by the exons ATGAAATTCGTTATTGTTCTCGTTGCCCTTTTCGGTTTGGCTATTGCTGCTGATCAAGATGCTACCGTCCTCCGTCAGGATACCAATGTCGCAGCTGATGGATACGACTTTGC tgTTGAAACCAGTGATGGCAAGTCCCACATTGAAAAAGCTATCTTGAAGAACATTGGCAGTGAAAATGAAGCTATTTCAGTCAGTGGACAATACTCTTACTTGGGAAATGATGGTATCACCTACTCCGTCAGCTATGTCGCCGATGAGAACGGTTTCCAACCTAGCGGTGTTCATTTGCCAGTAGCCCCAGTTGCCTAA